One window from the genome of Cryptomeria japonica chromosome 6, Sugi_1.0, whole genome shotgun sequence encodes:
- the LOC131049368 gene encoding pectinesterase-like, with protein MKIGYARVDEEKAENSKSRGVVVALTSILVVAALVFVAVSASVGSNYSAHHHRHAWRTVSKVANSACSKARYPERCISSMASYPAYQTAKLNDLTNFAFQVSLQRAQKAHEFALTLQNNVMNERERAAWQDCLELFEDTIDRLNVCSNNGSLDTDSPIWLSAALTNQETCLNGFRDLNLSATNPIRALLSSRAVNLSELVSNSLSMFKLSTLPPTTINNRRLLSVNNGDFHSNRGRESKDGFPEWLSAGDRKLLQASSPASQANAVVAQDGSGNYRTIAEAIDAVPEQSSKRYIIYIKAGTYKENIDISNKISNLMLVADGKDKTVVTGSKSVQDGVTTFKTATVAVSGNGFVARDMTFENTAGAEKHQAVALRVGSDQSAVYRCSIKGYQDTLYVYSLRQFYREVDIYGTVDFIFGNAAVVIQNSNIIARRPMSNQINTITAQARTDPNENTGISVQNCIVSASSDLEAVKGSIKTYLGRPWREYSRTVFMQSTLGDHIDPSGWLEWDGNFALSTLYYGEYSNSGGGAGTSKRVNWPGFHVISSATEAAKFTVAQLISGTSWILATGVAYTSGL; from the exons atgaagattggttaTGCCAGAGTTGATGAAGAGAAAGCAGAAAATTCGAAAAGCAGAGGCGTGGTAGTTGCTCTGACGTCAATTCTCGTTGTGGCCGCCCTCGTGTTTGTGGCAGTCAGTGCTTCTGTGGGCTCAAACTACAGCGCTCATCATCATCGTCATGCTTGGAGAACGGTCTCCAAAGTGGCGAACTCGGCGTGTAGCAAAGCCCGTTATCCCGAGCGATGTATCTCGTCCATGGCTTCCTATCCTGCTTATCAGACCGCCAAGCTTAACGATCTCACTAACTTCGCTTTCCAAGTGAGCTTGCAAAGGGCTCAGAAAGCCCACGAGTTCGCCCTCACTCTCCAAAACAATGTGATGAATGAAAGAGAGCGCGCGGCCTGGCAAGATTGTTTGGAGCTCTTCGAAGATACCATCGATCGTCTCAACGTCTGCTCGAACAACGGTTCCTTAGACACAGACTCCCCCATTTGGTTGAGTGCAGCTCTGACAAACCAGGAAACCTGCTTGAACGGATTTCGTGATCTCAATTTGAGTGCCACCAATCCCATCAGGGCTCTCCTGTCGTCCAGAGCCGTGAATTTGTCAGAATTAGTGAGCAACTCGCTCTCCATGTTCAAGCTCTCCACTTTGCCTCCCACGACCATTAACAACCGCCGCCTGCTATCTGTAAACAACGGAGATTTCCATTCCAACCGTGGCCGTGAAAGTAAAGATGGATTTCCCGAATGGCTGTCAGCGGGAGATCGCAAGCTATTGCAGGCCTCAAGCCCGGCCAGCCAAGCGAATGCTGTGGTAGCCCAAGACGGTTCCGGCAACTACCGAACAATCGCCGAAGCAATCGACGCTGTGCCTGAGCAGAGCAGCAAGAGATACATCATCTACATTAAGGCGGGAACTTACAAGGAGAACATCGACATATCCAACAAGATAAGCAATTTGATGTTGGTGGCAGACGGCAAGGATAAAACTGTTGTGACTGGAAGCAAGAGCGTCCAAGACGGCGTCACTACCTTCAAAACTGCAACTGTGG CTGTTTCTGGCAATGGATTCGTGGCAAGAGATATGACGTTCGAGAACACGGCAGGGGCGGAGAAGCACCAGGCCGTGGCACTTCGAGTGGGGTCTGACCAGTCGGCCGTGTACCGGTGCAGCATCAAAGGCTACCAAGATACTTTGTATGTCTACTCCCTCCGCCAATTCTACCGCGAAGTTGATATCTACGGGACCGTGGATTTCATCTTCGGCAACGCTGCGGTCGTCATTCAGAACAGCAATATCATCGCCCGACGTCCCATGAGCAACCAGATCAACACAATTACTGCCCAGGCAAGAACAGATCCTAATGAAAACACAGGAATTTCCGTCCAGAATTGCATAGTGTCAGCGTCTTCTGATCTCGAAGCTGTGAAAGGGTCCATCAAGACATACCTGGGGAGGCCGTGGAGGGAATACTCTCGCACTGTGTTTATGCAATCCACTCTGGGCGATCACATAGACCCTTCTGGTTGGTTGGAATGGGACGGCAATTTCGCTCTCAGCACGTTATACTACGGGGAATACAGCAACAGCGGAGGTGGCGCAGGAACGTCAAAACGTGTGAATTGGCCTGGGTTTCATGTGATCAGCAGTGCCACTGAAGCCGCCAAGTTTACAGTTGCTCAATTAATCTCTGGGACCTCATGGATTCTAGCTACAGGAGTCGCTTATACTTCAGGCTTGTAA